In the Flavobacterium pallidum genome, one interval contains:
- a CDS encoding endonuclease MutS2, whose protein sequence is MISITEKTLQDLQFTTILETISAMCNTDIGKEKALGITPFKDKETLMEALLQASEYVSSFQNNNAIPNHGFDAVGHEIKFLAIENSVLEAGSFRKIASLSETVNILLQYFRKFDDYYPNLNIKAAGIELTKEIVSKIDTIVDKYGEIKDNASPELQNIRREMNTVRGKVNQSFGIALTQYSGLGYLDDIKESFVQNRRVLAVLAMYRRKVKGSILGSSKTGSIAYIEPEATLKYSRELSNLEYEEKEEIMRILKQLSNEIRIHLPLIIQYQDFLGDIDVIAAKAKYAVRINGILPQITDEKRLYFRDAYHPILYLTNKQKNEPTFPQTIELKQDKRIIVISGPNAGGKTISLKTVGLLQLMLQSGMLIPVHERSETFLFDRILTDIGDNQSIENHLSTYSYRLKNMNYFLKKCNKKTLFLIDEFGTGSDPELGGALAEIFLEEFYHREAFGIITTHYSNLKILANELPYAMNANMLFDEKSLEPMYKLVLGQAGSSFTFEVAQKNGIPFGLINRAKKKIEVGKVRFDKTIATLQKERSKLEKTSNTLKEEETRAREESQKMQHINSRIQQKLESYQELYDSNQKLIYMGQKVDEMADKYVNNKDKKAIIGEFLKLIEIESSKRKKATVKEQKAKEVQQKQIIKEVEVKVEEIRKEKKEKKIKAAQVVEKPKPVLKVGDRVRMLDGRSVGSIDKIEKNKAVVNYGLFTSTVSLESLEFVEAKK, encoded by the coding sequence ATGATCTCTATTACAGAAAAAACGCTGCAGGATTTGCAGTTCACCACCATACTCGAAACCATTTCCGCGATGTGCAATACCGATATCGGTAAGGAGAAAGCGCTTGGTATCACCCCTTTTAAAGATAAGGAAACACTGATGGAAGCTTTGTTGCAGGCATCAGAATATGTTTCTTCTTTCCAAAACAATAATGCCATTCCCAACCATGGATTCGATGCGGTGGGCCATGAAATAAAATTCCTCGCTATTGAAAATAGTGTGCTCGAGGCCGGAAGTTTCCGCAAGATTGCATCATTGTCTGAAACTGTGAACATTTTGCTGCAATACTTCAGGAAGTTTGACGATTATTATCCCAATTTAAATATCAAGGCAGCCGGGATTGAACTGACAAAGGAAATCGTCAGTAAGATTGATACCATTGTAGACAAATATGGTGAAATCAAAGACAATGCGTCCCCTGAATTGCAAAATATCCGTCGTGAAATGAATACCGTTCGCGGAAAAGTCAACCAAAGTTTCGGCATCGCACTCACACAATATTCCGGCTTGGGATATCTGGATGATATCAAGGAAAGTTTTGTACAGAACAGGCGTGTGTTGGCAGTTTTGGCGATGTACCGCAGGAAAGTCAAAGGTTCCATCCTGGGCAGTTCCAAAACCGGAAGCATCGCTTACATCGAACCCGAAGCCACCTTGAAATATTCGCGTGAGCTCAGCAACCTCGAATACGAAGAAAAAGAGGAAATCATGCGCATTTTAAAGCAACTGAGCAATGAAATCCGTATCCATTTGCCCTTGATCATACAATACCAGGATTTCCTGGGCGACATTGATGTGATTGCTGCCAAAGCGAAATATGCTGTACGGATCAATGGTATTTTGCCTCAAATTACTGATGAAAAGCGTTTGTACTTCCGCGATGCTTACCATCCGATTTTATATCTTACGAATAAACAAAAAAACGAACCAACGTTCCCGCAGACCATTGAACTGAAGCAGGACAAACGCATTATTGTCATCTCAGGACCCAATGCCGGGGGAAAGACCATTTCTTTAAAAACCGTGGGGCTACTGCAACTGATGCTGCAATCCGGAATGCTGATACCGGTACATGAGCGGAGCGAAACCTTCTTGTTTGACCGGATTTTGACTGATATCGGCGACAACCAATCGATTGAAAATCATCTGAGTACTTATAGTTACAGGCTCAAGAACATGAATTATTTCCTAAAAAAGTGCAATAAGAAAACATTGTTCCTGATCGATGAATTCGGGACGGGATCCGATCCTGAACTGGGCGGTGCATTGGCAGAAATTTTCCTTGAAGAATTTTACCATCGGGAGGCGTTTGGTATCATTACGACACATTATTCGAACCTGAAGATATTGGCAAACGAGCTGCCTTATGCCATGAATGCGAACATGCTCTTTGATGAAAAGTCCCTGGAACCGATGTACAAACTGGTTTTGGGCCAGGCAGGAAGTTCGTTTACATTTGAAGTGGCGCAGAAAAACGGCATCCCTTTCGGGCTGATCAACCGTGCGAAGAAGAAAATTGAAGTTGGCAAAGTACGCTTCGATAAAACCATTGCTACCTTGCAAAAGGAACGTTCAAAACTGGAAAAAACCTCGAATACACTTAAAGAAGAAGAAACCAGAGCGCGGGAGGAAAGCCAGAAAATGCAGCATATCAATAGCCGCATCCAGCAAAAACTCGAAAGCTACCAGGAATTGTATGACAGCAACCAAAAGCTGATTTATATGGGGCAAAAGGTGGATGAAATGGCCGATAAGTACGTGAACAACAAAGATAAGAAAGCCATTATAGGAGAATTTCTGAAATTAATTGAAATTGAAAGTTCCAAACGAAAAAAAGCTACTGTAAAAGAGCAAAAAGCCAAAGAAGTCCAGCAAAAACAGATCATAAAAGAAGTCGAAGTCAAAGTCGAGGAAATCCGCAAGGAAAAGAAAGAAAAAAAAATCAAGGCGGCGCAGGTTGTTGAAAAACCCAAACCGGTACTCAAAGTCGGAGACCGCGTCCGCATGCTCGACGGGCGCTCCGTCGGGTCCATCGATAAGATTGAGAAGAATAAAGCGGTGGTAAATTATGGGCTATTTACTTCAACGGTAAGCCTGGAATCATTGGAATTTGTCGAAGCGAAGAAATAG
- the ung gene encoding uracil-DNA glycosylase encodes MNIKIEPSWKAVLSAEFDKPYFKALTDFVSAEYKANTCYPPGPEIFNAFNNCAFNEVKVVIIGQDPYHGPKQANGLCFSVHDGIPFPPSLINIFREINTDLGLPIPPSGNLERWAKQGVLLLNATLTVRMGEAASHQGHGWETFTDAVIQELSDRKEHVVFLLWGGFAKKKGAKIDRSKHYVLESGHPSPLSANKGHWFGNRHFSKTNLFLESKQLPEIKW; translated from the coding sequence ATGAATATTAAAATTGAACCTTCGTGGAAAGCAGTATTGTCGGCAGAATTCGACAAGCCTTATTTTAAAGCGTTAACTGACTTCGTAAGTGCAGAATATAAGGCAAACACCTGTTATCCTCCCGGACCCGAAATATTCAATGCGTTTAACAATTGTGCATTTAATGAAGTTAAAGTAGTGATTATCGGGCAGGATCCGTACCACGGCCCGAAACAGGCGAACGGTTTGTGTTTTTCTGTTCATGACGGGATTCCGTTTCCGCCTTCACTGATCAATATTTTTCGCGAAATTAATACTGATTTGGGTTTGCCTATTCCACCATCGGGCAATCTTGAGCGTTGGGCGAAACAAGGCGTACTGCTTTTAAATGCTACCCTGACCGTCAGAATGGGAGAAGCTGCCAGCCATCAGGGACATGGATGGGAAACGTTTACTGATGCAGTGATCCAGGAACTTTCTGACAGGAAGGAGCATGTGGTTTTTTTGCTTTGGGGCGGTTTCGCTAAAAAGAAAGGGGCTAAAATCGACAGGAGCAAACACTATGTCTTGGAATCCGGGCATCCATCGCCATTAAGCGCCAATAAAGGACATTGGTTTGGGAACAGGCACTTCAGCAAAACAAATTTATTTTTGGAATCAAAACAACTTCCTGAAATTAAGTGGTAA
- the aroC gene encoding chorismate synthase codes for MAGNSYGTIFKITTFGESHGEALGGIIDGCPPGIILDFDTIKLDMQRRKPGQSNIVTQRHEEDEVQFLSGIFEGKTTGTPIGFIIPNTNQKSDDYSHIKDAYRPSHADYVYEKKYGIRDYRGGGRSSARETASRVVAGAVAKQVIADIKINAFVSSVGDIFIDKPYQVLDFSKTESNPVRCPDGATAAKMEEYIRQIRKEGNTVGGTITCVLQNVPVGLGEPVFDKLHAELGKAMLSINAVHGFEYGSGFCGARMKGSDHNDLFNADGTTKSNLSGGIQGGISNGMDIYFRVAFKPVATIMQTQQTIDKDGNIIEMQGKGRHDPCVVPRAVPIVEAMAAIVLADFYLMNKMY; via the coding sequence ATGGCCGGAAATTCTTACGGTACAATTTTCAAAATAACCACATTTGGCGAGTCACACGGCGAAGCCCTAGGCGGGATCATCGATGGCTGCCCTCCGGGCATTATACTCGATTTCGATACCATAAAACTAGACATGCAACGTCGTAAACCCGGCCAGTCCAATATAGTTACACAACGTCATGAAGAAGATGAAGTGCAATTCCTGTCCGGTATTTTTGAAGGCAAGACCACGGGCACACCTATCGGTTTTATCATCCCAAACACCAACCAGAAATCCGACGATTATTCCCATATTAAGGACGCATACCGCCCGAGCCACGCCGATTATGTTTACGAAAAAAAATATGGTATCCGTGATTACCGCGGCGGCGGACGCAGTTCGGCGCGCGAAACGGCAAGCAGGGTAGTGGCAGGCGCAGTTGCAAAACAGGTCATTGCTGATATAAAGATCAACGCTTTCGTGTCATCTGTAGGGGATATTTTCATCGACAAACCCTACCAGGTATTGGATTTTTCCAAAACTGAATCCAATCCTGTACGTTGCCCGGATGGAGCTACGGCTGCCAAAATGGAAGAATACATCCGCCAGATCCGCAAAGAAGGCAATACCGTGGGCGGCACCATAACCTGTGTATTGCAAAATGTGCCCGTCGGACTTGGAGAACCCGTATTCGACAAACTTCACGCTGAACTCGGTAAAGCCATGCTCTCCATCAATGCCGTACACGGTTTCGAATACGGCAGCGGTTTCTGCGGTGCCAGGATGAAAGGCAGTGACCATAACGATTTATTCAACGCTGATGGCACGACCAAATCAAACCTGTCCGGCGGCATCCAGGGCGGCATTTCAAACGGCATGGATATTTATTTCCGTGTAGCGTTTAAGCCTGTAGCGACCATTATGCAAACGCAGCAAACCATCGATAAAGATGGAAATATAATAGAAATGCAGGGCAAAGGCCGCCATGATCCTTGTGTCGTGCCGCGCGCCGTGCCGATTGTCGAGGCGATGGCAGCGATCGTCCTGGCCGATTTTTATCTGATGAATAAAATGTATTAG
- a CDS encoding UDP-2,3-diacylglucosamine diphosphatase, with protein sequence MKKRAVELVVISDVHLGTYGCHAKELHRYLSTIKPKTLILNGDIVDIWQFRKSYFPKSHLKVVKKILDFATKGTKVYYLTGNHDEMLRKFSEAHIGNFSIADKLVLDLDGQQAWIFHGDVFDASVNHAKWIAKLGGIGYDYLILINRFVNWCLKRMGKEPYSFSKKIKASVKKAVKFISDFEETATDIALENGYDFVICGHIHEPKILRKSDKRGETIYLNSGDWIENLTALEYNKKRWKLYNYNDDPLLKEVDYFEFEDKLGKELAQYSIFLRD encoded by the coding sequence ATGAAAAAGAGAGCTGTTGAACTGGTAGTGATTTCAGATGTGCATCTGGGCACTTACGGCTGCCACGCGAAGGAACTGCATCGTTATCTTTCCACAATCAAGCCGAAAACGCTTATCCTGAATGGCGACATTGTCGATATCTGGCAATTCCGGAAATCGTATTTTCCAAAGTCGCATTTAAAGGTAGTCAAGAAAATCCTTGATTTTGCCACGAAAGGTACCAAGGTATATTATTTAACAGGTAACCATGATGAGATGCTGCGTAAATTCAGCGAGGCGCACATCGGGAACTTTTCGATTGCAGACAAGCTGGTTTTGGATCTGGATGGGCAGCAAGCATGGATTTTTCACGGCGATGTTTTCGACGCTTCGGTAAATCATGCAAAATGGATTGCAAAACTGGGCGGGATCGGATATGATTACCTTATATTGATAAACCGGTTTGTGAACTGGTGCTTAAAGCGCATGGGAAAAGAGCCCTATTCATTTTCCAAAAAGATTAAGGCCAGTGTAAAAAAAGCGGTGAAATTCATTTCTGATTTTGAAGAAACCGCTACAGATATTGCTTTGGAAAACGGCTATGATTTCGTAATCTGCGGGCACATCCACGAGCCGAAGATTTTGCGGAAATCGGATAAAAGAGGCGAAACGATCTACCTGAATTCCGGTGACTGGATTGAAAACCTGACGGCTTTGGAATACAATAAAAAGCGTTGGAAGTTATACAACTATAATGATGATCCATTATTGAAAGAGGTGGATTATTTTGAATTTGAGGATAAACTTGGCAAAGAATTGGCACAGTATTCAATTTTTTTGAGAGATTAG
- a CDS encoding nucleoside phosphorylase: protein MIKSSELILNPDGSVYHLNLKPEQIANDIIFVGDQNRVEKITQFFSHIEFSQQKREFKTQTGLFKGKRITVMSTGIGPDNIDIVLNELDALVNIDLETRKPKESLTSLNIIRIGTSGSLQADIPVDSFVMSKYGLGLDNMLRSYLIDKVSNPALEDAFMLHTNWDIKKGRPYVIPCSEKLEKMIESDRMHKGITATAGGFYGPQGRILRLDIQDNELNSKMDNFNFNENRITNLEMETAAIYGLSALLGHNALSLNAIIANRASGTFSDDPYKAVDELIAYTLDKIALAK, encoded by the coding sequence ATGATAAAATCTTCAGAACTTATACTTAATCCGGACGGCAGTGTCTATCACTTAAACCTGAAGCCGGAACAGATTGCCAACGACATCATTTTTGTAGGCGATCAAAACCGTGTCGAAAAAATCACGCAGTTTTTCAGCCATATCGAATTTTCGCAGCAAAAACGTGAATTCAAGACCCAGACCGGACTTTTCAAAGGGAAAAGAATTACCGTAATGTCCACCGGAATCGGGCCCGATAATATCGATATCGTCCTGAATGAACTCGACGCGTTAGTCAATATCGACCTTGAAACCCGCAAACCTAAAGAATCACTTACGTCATTAAATATCATCCGCATCGGCACTTCCGGATCATTGCAGGCCGACATTCCTGTCGACAGTTTTGTAATGTCCAAATACGGCCTCGGACTCGACAACATGCTCCGCTCCTACTTAATTGACAAGGTTTCAAATCCCGCACTCGAAGATGCATTCATGCTGCACACGAATTGGGACATCAAAAAAGGCCGCCCATATGTCATTCCGTGTTCCGAAAAACTCGAAAAAATGATTGAAAGCGACCGCATGCATAAAGGAATCACAGCCACCGCAGGAGGATTTTACGGACCGCAAGGGAGGATTTTACGCCTTGACATCCAGGACAACGAACTCAATTCCAAAATGGACAATTTCAATTTCAATGAAAACCGAATTACCAATCTGGAAATGGAGACTGCCGCGATTTACGGGCTTTCAGCGCTGCTCGGCCACAATGCTTTATCACTCAACGCCATTATCGCAAACCGCGCTTCGGGGACTTTCAGTGACGATCCGTATAAAGCCGTCGATGAACTTATTGCCTATACATTGGATAAAATCGCTTTAGCAAAATAA
- a CDS encoding thiol-disulfide oxidoreductase DCC family protein encodes MNLPEEKKIILFDGICNLCDSMVQYVIRHDKRDIFRFVALQSDLGKEILAHIGIDTKHIDSVVLYEPGKAYYYKSSAAIEIVKEFGGLFHLGTIFKIIPGTLRNIVYDYIAKNRYKWFGKKDACMIPTEELRAKFL; translated from the coding sequence ATGAATCTACCTGAAGAAAAAAAAATCATCCTCTTCGACGGCATCTGCAACCTCTGCGACAGCATGGTGCAATATGTCATCAGGCATGATAAGAGGGATATTTTCCGGTTTGTGGCGCTACAATCAGATCTGGGGAAGGAAATCCTGGCACACATCGGGATTGACACAAAGCATATCGACAGCGTCGTGTTATACGAACCCGGGAAAGCCTATTATTACAAGTCATCAGCTGCCATTGAAATCGTTAAGGAATTCGGCGGACTGTTCCATTTAGGTACCATTTTTAAAATCATCCCTGGTACACTGCGTAATATCGTTTATGATTATATCGCCAAGAACCGTTACAAATGGTTTGGCAAAAAAGATGCGTGTATGATTCCGACTGAAGAATTGAGAGCGAAATTTCTTTAA
- a CDS encoding transglutaminase domain-containing protein: MWKLSNIKAIIQKLRVKKPWDDIIIFILNILIAIPVFIIIHQNLVDPEWPFEIDRILLFIAIVVLLQLLLRLLRRVIIICIAAYLFFLLFNSIFGNFGFWSVAEDYNAMLYNMSEDPNPQDIIIAKLLPFPNKSKILDAIDYDNPDVRNFALMATTKHFRNINKYKEYRTTVQCFAVFKEIKKRWNYVNDPRGREYIARASETVQHFSGDCDDHSILMAACIRAIGGVPRIISTDAHLYPEMLIGTQKDFEAINYIIKEVLFKEESKGKTVHYHIDEHGQIWLNLDYTATYPGGPFMSEEILGALTLY, translated from the coding sequence ATGTGGAAACTTTCCAATATTAAAGCGATTATCCAGAAGCTCCGGGTCAAAAAGCCCTGGGACGATATAATCATTTTTATATTGAACATCCTGATTGCAATTCCGGTTTTTATAATCATTCATCAAAACCTTGTCGATCCGGAATGGCCGTTTGAAATTGACCGCATCCTGCTTTTTATTGCCATAGTCGTTTTACTGCAATTACTGTTACGGCTGTTGCGCAGGGTGATCATCATCTGTATTGCTGCTTATTTGTTTTTTTTATTGTTCAACAGCATTTTTGGGAATTTTGGTTTTTGGTCGGTTGCAGAAGATTATAACGCCATGCTTTATAATATGTCCGAAGATCCCAACCCGCAGGACATTATCATTGCCAAGCTGTTGCCGTTCCCCAACAAATCCAAAATCCTGGACGCGATCGATTATGACAATCCCGATGTGCGTAATTTTGCATTGATGGCTACTACAAAGCATTTCCGCAACATCAATAAATATAAGGAATACCGCACCACCGTGCAGTGCTTCGCCGTATTTAAGGAAATTAAAAAGCGGTGGAACTATGTAAATGATCCGCGCGGCAGGGAATACATCGCGCGGGCCAGTGAAACCGTACAGCATTTTTCAGGGGATTGTGACGACCATTCGATTTTGATGGCAGCCTGCATCCGCGCCATCGGTGGTGTGCCGAGGATTATCAGTACCGATGCGCATTTGTATCCGGAAATGCTGATTGGCACGCAAAAAGACTTTGAAGCCATTAATTACATAATCAAAGAAGTGCTGTTTAAGGAAGAAAGCAAGGGTAAAACCGTTCATTATCACATCGATGAACACGGGCAGATCTGGCTAAACCTTGATTATACGGCTACCTATCCGGGTGGGCCGTTCATGTCGGAGGAAATACTTGGAGCGCTGACGCTGTATTAA
- a CDS encoding translation initiation factor — translation MDLHEQLKKLFPDHEPLPEEKLPELPHELHIQQEPMICKYEKRKGKPTTIIEGYSGSEEDFKILAKELKTKLSVGGTFKDNAIIIQGDYRDKIMDVLKMKGFKVKRVGG, via the coding sequence ATGGATTTACACGAACAACTTAAAAAATTATTCCCGGACCACGAGCCGCTACCTGAAGAAAAACTTCCGGAGCTTCCACACGAACTTCACATCCAGCAGGAACCCATGATTTGCAAATATGAAAAGCGAAAGGGAAAACCAACGACGATCATAGAAGGCTACTCCGGTTCTGAAGAAGATTTTAAAATTCTTGCAAAAGAACTTAAGACCAAACTCAGCGTCGGTGGCACATTTAAAGACAATGCCATTATTATACAGGGCGATTACCGCGATAAGATTATGGATGTCCTAAAAATGAAAGGCTTTAAGGTAAAACGTGTCGGCGGGTAA
- a CDS encoding substrate-binding domain-containing protein translates to MTTIKIAGVPEHFNLPWQLCLENKEFEAANIDLQWTNVPEGTGKMCQMLRHGETDIAVILTEGIVKDIVAGNPSKIVQVYVETPLIWGIHVASNSDYQQLSDLENTKAAISRVGSGSQLMAYVNAENQNWNTQKLQFEIVNTIDGAVDSLTNGTADYFMWERFMTKPLVDKGLFRRIADCPTPWPCFVIAVRNEVLERESGSIKKILEIINAKTRLFKAIKHIEIRLANDFNQKEEDIISWLSLTEWSQKNPTEDMLNKVQNQLLRLSLIEKKSTFAEIVKAL, encoded by the coding sequence ATGACTACCATAAAAATAGCCGGTGTACCGGAACATTTCAATTTACCGTGGCAACTTTGCCTTGAAAATAAAGAATTTGAAGCTGCCAATATTGATCTGCAATGGACAAACGTTCCTGAAGGCACCGGAAAAATGTGCCAGATGCTTCGCCACGGCGAAACCGACATCGCCGTCATCCTCACTGAAGGTATTGTTAAGGATATCGTAGCTGGCAATCCCTCCAAAATTGTGCAGGTTTATGTTGAAACGCCATTAATCTGGGGGATTCATGTTGCATCAAATTCTGATTATCAGCAATTATCTGACCTTGAAAATACAAAGGCGGCCATTTCCAGAGTGGGTTCCGGTTCGCAATTAATGGCTTATGTGAATGCCGAAAACCAAAACTGGAACACTCAAAAATTGCAGTTTGAAATCGTGAATACCATTGATGGCGCAGTAGATTCACTCACTAACGGTACTGCCGATTATTTCATGTGGGAGCGTTTCATGACAAAACCCCTGGTTGATAAAGGCCTCTTCCGCCGCATTGCCGACTGCCCCACGCCATGGCCCTGTTTTGTAATTGCAGTTCGTAATGAAGTGCTTGAAAGAGAATCAGGTTCTATAAAAAAAATACTTGAAATAATAAATGCTAAAACACGTTTATTCAAAGCGATAAAACATATTGAAATCCGTTTGGCAAATGATTTTAATCAAAAGGAAGAAGACATTATTTCCTGGCTTTCGCTTACGGAATGGTCGCAAAAAAATCCAACTGAAGATATGTTAAACAAAGTCCAAAATCAACTGTTGCGCCTGTCTCTTATCGAGAAAAAAAGTACTTTTGCTGAAATAGTCAAAGCCCTGTAA
- a CDS encoding dicarboxylate/amino acid:cation symporter, producing the protein MEHPENKKSKLTRNIFIALVVGIALGFALNKYYVSDENGKIEFYSKKTETINNEIKTYLPDSSAVDYKKAAASLKKYEKLNADLLAEINKSNEKFGDSYLLIQATKDSISKFGNLLKIPKKDTLTAVFTNLKSQKDFASEKLTDLTKARDKKLEWFALIADIFLRLIKMIVAPLVFTTLVVGIAKLGDIKTVGRVGGKTMLWFVSASLMSLILGMILVNIFKPGEAMHLALPLDNQVTGIDKAALSVKDFVTHVFPKSFIESMANNEILQIVVFSIFFGVAAAALGEKSERIIKALDSISHIILKITGFIMNFAPYAVFGAMTVVIGKQGIGILTTYAIFISEFYFGLLVLWGILILAGSVFIRKRVLVLVKRIKDPILLAFSTSSSEAAFPKTMLELERFGCSPKITSFVLPLGYSFNLDGSMMYMTFASIFIAQSYGIHLPLETQISMLLVLMLTSKGIAGVPRASLVVIAGTLASFNIPEVGIALLLGIDPILDMGRSATNVVGNSIATAVVSKMEGELSDSQ; encoded by the coding sequence ATGGAACATCCCGAAAACAAGAAATCAAAGCTGACCCGCAACATTTTCATCGCGCTTGTCGTCGGTATCGCGCTGGGATTTGCGTTAAACAAGTATTACGTCTCCGACGAAAACGGCAAGATTGAATTTTATTCCAAAAAAACGGAGACCATCAATAATGAGATTAAAACCTATCTTCCTGATTCATCGGCTGTAGATTATAAAAAAGCTGCCGCTTCATTAAAAAAATATGAAAAGCTTAATGCAGATTTACTTGCGGAAATTAACAAAAGCAATGAAAAGTTCGGCGACAGCTATTTACTGATTCAGGCAACAAAGGACTCTATTTCAAAATTTGGGAATCTGCTTAAAATACCTAAGAAAGATACACTTACAGCTGTTTTTACAAATTTGAAAAGCCAGAAAGATTTCGCGTCGGAAAAGCTCACAGACCTTACAAAAGCACGTGATAAGAAACTCGAGTGGTTCGCGCTGATCGCCGATATTTTCCTGAGATTAATCAAGATGATCGTCGCACCGCTGGTGTTTACGACATTAGTTGTAGGTATTGCCAAACTCGGCGATATTAAAACTGTAGGCCGCGTAGGAGGGAAGACGATGCTGTGGTTCGTATCGGCTTCATTGATGAGCTTAATATTAGGAATGATCCTGGTAAACATCTTCAAGCCCGGCGAAGCCATGCACCTTGCACTGCCGCTGGACAACCAGGTTACCGGGATTGACAAAGCCGCATTATCGGTAAAAGATTTCGTCACGCACGTCTTCCCGAAAAGTTTCATCGAATCGATGGCCAATAATGAAATCCTGCAGATTGTCGTGTTTTCGATTTTCTTCGGGGTGGCTGCCGCCGCATTGGGAGAAAAAAGCGAGCGGATCATCAAGGCATTGGATTCGATATCACATATTATATTAAAGATTACCGGTTTCATCATGAATTTCGCACCTTATGCTGTTTTCGGCGCGATGACGGTGGTGATCGGGAAGCAGGGCATCGGGATTTTGACCACTTATGCCATTTTCATCAGTGAATTCTATTTCGGGTTATTGGTGCTTTGGGGGATCCTGATTTTAGCCGGTTCCGTTTTTATCAGGAAAAGGGTTTTGGTTTTGGTAAAAAGGATTAAAGACCCGATTTTGCTGGCGTTCAGTACCAGCAGCTCGGAAGCGGCATTCCCGAAAACCATGCTGGAACTCGAACGTTTTGGCTGCAGCCCGAAAATCACAAGTTTCGTGTTGCCGCTAGGTTATTCGTTCAATCTTGACGGCAGTATGATGTACATGACTTTTGCTTCGATTTTCATTGCGCAATCCTATGGCATTCACCTGCCTTTGGAAACACAAATCTCGATGCTTCTTGTGCTGATGCTTACCAGCAAAGGCATTGCGGGTGTACCAAGAGCTTCTTTGGTGGTGATTGCCGGAACGTTGGCCAGTTTCAATATTCCGGAAGTCGGGATTGCCTTGTTGCTCGGCATTGACCCGATCCTTGATATGGGGCGCAGTGCCACGAATGTTGTGGGGAACAGCATCGCGACGGCTGTTGTCAGCAAAATGGAGGGAGAACTTTCGGATAGTCAGTAA